Proteins encoded together in one Coriobacteriia bacterium window:
- the rlmN gene encoding 23S rRNA (adenine(2503)-C(2))-methyltransferase RlmN, whose product MEATPTRSRFPEAVGLKTLDADGIARLVESLDQPRYRAAQIVRWVYGRGARSYDQMTDVPTGLRAQLADRFALPFPSVLERQVSSDGTRKYLIRLADGATVECVGLPAMDRLTVCFSTQAGCAMGCSFCATGASGLTRDLAPGEMLDQVRLVGDDFGARVSNAVAMGQGEPFANYEPTLGALRLMNSPDGLEIGARHLTVSTCGLIAGIERFTEEPEQFTLAVSLHSAVQTTRDALMPGVRGQTLTRLRGALERYSEATGRRPSLEFALVEGANDTDDELRALISFCQGLLVHVNLIPMNAVAGTGHGRAPGARVDEFARRLDAAGVNATVRTERGADIDAACGQLRQRAAADESAPR is encoded by the coding sequence GTGGAAGCGACGCCCACCCGATCCCGCTTCCCCGAAGCGGTGGGTCTCAAGACGCTTGACGCGGACGGCATCGCCCGACTCGTCGAGTCGCTCGATCAGCCGCGCTACCGGGCGGCCCAGATCGTGCGCTGGGTGTATGGGCGTGGAGCCCGGTCCTACGACCAGATGACCGATGTGCCTACCGGTCTGCGAGCCCAGCTCGCAGACCGGTTCGCTTTGCCGTTCCCTAGCGTCTTAGAGCGTCAGGTCTCAAGCGACGGCACCCGCAAGTACCTCATCCGTCTGGCGGACGGGGCCACCGTGGAGTGCGTCGGGCTCCCGGCTATGGATCGGCTGACCGTCTGCTTCTCGACGCAGGCGGGTTGCGCGATGGGGTGCTCTTTCTGCGCGACAGGGGCATCGGGGCTGACACGCGACCTTGCACCGGGCGAGATGCTCGACCAGGTTCGGCTGGTGGGCGACGACTTCGGCGCGCGCGTATCCAACGCCGTGGCGATGGGCCAAGGCGAACCGTTCGCGAACTACGAGCCGACACTCGGCGCGTTGCGTCTCATGAACTCACCCGATGGGCTGGAAATCGGAGCCCGGCACCTCACCGTCTCCACCTGCGGGCTGATTGCCGGGATCGAACGGTTCACCGAGGAGCCCGAGCAGTTCACCCTGGCCGTGTCGCTGCACTCCGCCGTGCAAACGACCCGTGACGCCCTCATGCCGGGTGTCCGGGGACAAACGCTGACGCGGCTTCGCGGCGCGCTCGAGCGCTACTCGGAAGCGACCGGGCGCCGCCCTTCGCTTGAGTTCGCGCTCGTCGAAGGCGCCAACGACACCGACGACGAGCTCCGCGCGCTCATCTCGTTCTGTCAGGGCCTGCTCGTGCACGTGAACCTCATCCCGATGAACGCCGTTGCGGGCACGGGTCACGGGCGAGCGCCGGGAGCGCGCGTGGACGAGTTCGCGCGCCGTCTCGATGCAGCGGGAGTGAACGCGACCGTGAGGACGGAACGCGGTGCCGATATCGACGCTGCCTGCGGACAGCTTCGACAAAGAGCTGCCGCGGACGAATCCGCCCCTCGCTAG
- a CDS encoding ferritin family protein — protein sequence MVEKYRCLGCGYYHIGPAPEHCPVCGAPKTAFKEYDGPGDLTGTETLNSLLAAFAGESQANRRYTLWKRIAELEGAPESAMKAFDRAAAEETAHALGHWAYISGGATTTADNLRAAAHGEDNEATDMYPGFAQIAEDEGFPEIASYFRAVGRFEGEHREEYLSALAELEGR from the coding sequence ATGGTTGAGAAGTATCGTTGTTTGGGATGTGGCTACTACCACATCGGCCCTGCGCCGGAGCACTGCCCCGTCTGCGGAGCGCCCAAGACCGCGTTCAAGGAGTACGACGGCCCCGGCGATCTGACCGGTACCGAGACGCTCAACAGCCTGCTCGCGGCCTTCGCCGGCGAGTCGCAGGCCAACAGGCGCTACACCCTGTGGAAGCGCATCGCCGAGCTCGAAGGTGCCCCCGAGAGCGCCATGAAGGCGTTCGACCGAGCTGCTGCCGAGGAGACTGCGCACGCACTGGGCCACTGGGCCTATATCTCCGGCGGTGCGACCACGACCGCTGACAACCTGCGTGCGGCCGCCCATGGCGAGGACAACGAGGCCACGGACATGTATCCGGGCTTTGCGCAGATCGCCGAAGACGAAGGCTTCCCCGAGATCGCGTCGTACTTCCGCGCCGTCGGTCGCTTCGAGGGCGAGCACCGCGAGGAGTATCTGAGCGCTCTGGCCGAGCTCGAGGGCCGCTAG
- a CDS encoding Fur family transcriptional regulator: protein MLTSDEAITRLRAAGYRVTPQRRAVIAALEGNVTHPSADSVARHVSEQLPGVSLSTVYKTLHEFAQAGMIRELDVSGTLRFDPEPADHAHVVCDRCGRVDDMVLPPDTGAALQRAAGVPVRRIDVTLHAVCPPCSEA from the coding sequence ATGCTCACGTCCGACGAGGCGATCACCCGGCTGAGAGCCGCGGGTTACCGGGTTACCCCGCAACGGCGCGCGGTGATCGCGGCGCTCGAGGGCAACGTGACGCACCCCAGTGCCGACAGCGTCGCCCGGCACGTCTCCGAGCAGCTCCCCGGTGTTTCGCTGTCGACCGTGTACAAGACGCTGCACGAGTTCGCACAGGCCGGCATGATCCGCGAGCTGGACGTGTCAGGCACCCTGCGCTTCGACCCTGAGCCGGCAGACCATGCGCACGTCGTGTGCGACCGCTGCGGTCGCGTCGACGACATGGTTCTGCCGCCTGACACGGGCGCGGCGCTCCAGCGGGCCGCCGGTGTGCCCGTTCGCCGGATCGACGTGACGCTGCACGCGGTGTGTCCGCCGTGCTCTGAGGCCTGA
- a CDS encoding multiheme c-type cytochrome codes for MKHRAVVALAVVLALTLGVGATMALAQGVPVEKGNAKPEDFPPVVGCGCHSALIDQWSKSMHAQALTDPLYLSKLAEGQKATDGALGAFCNKCHGPAATMTGEIGNKQLSAGVAGGVNCTWCHQAVGNAGEPANVSQLVVLDGVRRAQIKDPQAPHPAQYSAFHESAEICGGCHNVNHPVNGMHLEATYTEWQKSPWAAEGVTCQDCHMSKAPGEIGPFTGQAAGGAPERDNLYAMTFTGAQVELGDPVLATAMLQSAATVKLEAPEILASGSSDVTVTITNVGAGHYLPTGLTEIREMWLEVYTVDEAGAKAVIGEHMFGTILEDAEGNSPAELWDAVKIKSDDRIPPRESVTDKFSFTMPAGAEQTTLTAALFYRSAPEEMAKKAGLKNPTTEMAKATQVVYASEQAQLQAAKTDVGQGKFFDGLNLFVALAGLAVVAGIVFWFTRRKRTA; via the coding sequence ATGAAACACAGAGCAGTCGTGGCGCTTGCTGTGGTACTGGCGCTGACTCTTGGGGTTGGCGCGACGATGGCACTGGCTCAAGGTGTGCCGGTCGAGAAAGGCAACGCCAAGCCAGAGGACTTCCCGCCGGTGGTGGGATGTGGATGCCACTCGGCCCTCATCGATCAGTGGTCGAAATCCATGCACGCGCAGGCGCTGACCGACCCGCTCTACCTCAGCAAGCTCGCTGAAGGCCAGAAGGCGACGGATGGCGCTCTTGGGGCGTTCTGCAACAAGTGCCATGGCCCCGCGGCGACCATGACCGGCGAGATCGGCAACAAGCAGCTCTCTGCGGGAGTAGCGGGTGGCGTGAACTGCACCTGGTGCCACCAGGCGGTGGGCAATGCGGGCGAGCCCGCGAACGTCTCGCAACTGGTGGTGCTTGATGGCGTGCGACGCGCGCAGATCAAGGACCCCCAGGCTCCGCACCCCGCTCAGTACTCCGCGTTCCACGAGAGCGCCGAGATATGTGGGGGATGCCACAACGTGAACCACCCGGTGAACGGCATGCACCTGGAGGCAACGTACACTGAGTGGCAGAAGAGCCCGTGGGCCGCAGAGGGAGTGACCTGCCAGGATTGCCACATGAGCAAAGCTCCCGGCGAGATCGGGCCCTTCACGGGACAGGCCGCCGGTGGTGCTCCGGAGCGAGACAACCTGTATGCGATGACGTTCACGGGAGCCCAGGTTGAGCTGGGCGATCCCGTACTGGCTACCGCCATGCTGCAGTCTGCGGCGACCGTCAAACTGGAGGCGCCGGAGATCCTTGCCAGCGGCTCATCTGACGTGACGGTCACCATCACCAATGTGGGCGCGGGGCACTATCTGCCCACGGGACTCACTGAGATTCGTGAGATGTGGCTGGAGGTCTACACCGTCGATGAAGCCGGTGCAAAGGCCGTCATCGGCGAGCACATGTTCGGGACGATCCTTGAAGATGCCGAGGGCAACTCGCCGGCCGAGCTGTGGGACGCGGTCAAGATCAAGTCGGACGACCGCATCCCGCCGCGCGAGTCCGTGACCGACAAGTTCTCATTCACGATGCCGGCAGGCGCCGAGCAGACGACGCTGACCGCAGCACTGTTCTACCGTTCCGCGCCCGAAGAGATGGCGAAGAAGGCCGGACTCAAGAATCCGACGACAGAGATGGCGAAGGCCACACAGGTCGTCTACGCCAGCGAGCAGGCGCAGCTCCAAGCGGCGAAGACGGACGTGGGCCAGGGCAAGTTCTTCGACGGGCTGAACCTGTTCGTGGCGCTGGCCGGGCTGGCCGTCGTCGCGGGTATCGTGTTCTGGTTCACGCGTCGCAAGAGGACTGCCTAG
- a CDS encoding trypsin-like peptidase domain-containing protein produces the protein MLSFIVALFAGLAGGFIGAQLVLGDAPTASRSATKVTVVPSKTEEPVVAAAAAAVPSVVNLDVSGEKVSGGQSGLPGDHPGVPKGGTGSGVAYKRAEGGGTYIITNAHVVDDATKITVRDASGASVPAELIGKDPETDIAVVKVDSSIPLIEAASSTDLLVGQTVVAIGSPFGLEHSVTSGVVSALGRSLPDFGSAENVYPLVDVIQTDAAINPGNSGGALVDRTGLLVGINTAIYSDSGASGGIGFAVPVNTAVRVAEQLIAGGSVSHPYIGIVGRTVIPELVAEEDLSVDEGAYVVSVGPGSGASKADVKPGDVVVTLDGKPVRSMDDLILLVRRKQVGDTVSLELNRGGQKVTTDVVVGDKPEELPVGSEDTTPSEDATP, from the coding sequence GTGCTCTCGTTCATCGTGGCGCTGTTCGCGGGGCTTGCAGGCGGCTTCATCGGCGCACAGCTGGTTCTTGGCGATGCTCCGACGGCAAGCCGGAGCGCCACTAAGGTCACGGTCGTCCCGTCCAAGACTGAGGAGCCGGTCGTCGCGGCCGCGGCCGCCGCGGTCCCCTCGGTCGTCAATCTCGACGTGAGCGGCGAAAAGGTCAGCGGCGGCCAGAGCGGACTCCCCGGCGATCACCCCGGCGTTCCCAAGGGCGGTACCGGATCAGGTGTGGCGTACAAGCGCGCTGAGGGCGGCGGAACCTACATCATCACCAATGCCCACGTCGTTGACGACGCCACGAAGATCACCGTGCGCGACGCATCGGGCGCATCCGTTCCGGCCGAGCTGATCGGCAAGGATCCGGAGACCGATATCGCCGTGGTCAAGGTCGACTCCTCGATCCCGCTGATCGAGGCGGCAAGCTCAACTGATCTCCTCGTCGGACAGACCGTCGTGGCCATCGGCTCCCCGTTCGGTCTCGAGCACTCCGTCACCTCCGGAGTCGTCTCGGCACTCGGACGGTCTCTGCCCGACTTTGGCAGCGCTGAGAACGTCTACCCCCTCGTCGATGTGATCCAGACCGATGCTGCCATCAACCCGGGAAACTCCGGCGGAGCGCTCGTTGATCGCACCGGCCTTCTCGTCGGCATCAACACAGCCATCTACTCGGATTCGGGCGCAAGCGGCGGAATCGGATTCGCCGTGCCGGTGAACACCGCTGTTCGAGTCGCAGAGCAGCTCATCGCAGGTGGTTCGGTGAGCCACCCCTACATCGGAATCGTCGGCCGGACGGTCATCCCGGAGCTGGTTGCTGAGGAGGATCTGTCGGTTGACGAGGGAGCCTATGTCGTGAGCGTCGGCCCCGGATCGGGAGCATCGAAGGCCGACGTCAAGCCCGGTGACGTCGTCGTCACGCTCGATGGGAAGCCGGTTCGCTCGATGGACGACCTCATCTTGCTGGTTCGACGCAAGCAGGTCGGTGACACCGTCTCGCTCGAGCTGAATCGAGGTGGCCAGAAGGTCACGACGGACGTCGTCGTCGGCGACAAGCCGGAAGAGCTGCCTGTCGGCAGCGAAGACACCACGCCCAGCGAGGACGCGACACCCTGA
- a CDS encoding MFS transporter: MSAIHEHTTEEPLTCVPGAVRPGAVLTVLVAGTILAPLDASIVNIALPSMAAQFDVRLTLVSWVTTAYLLTSAALLLSMGRLGDVWGLRRLYIAGLIVFGVGSLACAVSPSIGFLIAARVLQASGSAMLFAAGPALVTRTFPPNRRGWALGYIALAVSLGLTAGPALGGVLVGTWGWPSIFIINLPIVAVVTVMSWRLLPDECPAGGRFDIPGALLSGMALFLVLIGLGGADRAGLISPAVIGPVAVGLLLGAVFVWWEHRAIAPMVDMAIFRVRAFSAGITAATLAYLALFAVTFTMPFYLVRVHGFDARIAGLVLTATPITMAVLAPIAGRRSDRKGSRTLATAGIAVLGGGLFIASFLEEGTPIALIVAALVVVGSGMAVFQTPNTSAVLRATPRSSSGVGSAFVAEARNVGMSLGIALTAAIVSAAVGAQGLPGGEGPIPEAVATAFVGGMSTALRVAAVIALGGAAVSWFGREADPVEGVGVKH, encoded by the coding sequence ATGTCAGCGATTCACGAACACACCACAGAAGAGCCGCTGACATGCGTGCCCGGAGCCGTGAGGCCGGGGGCCGTCCTGACCGTGCTGGTAGCGGGCACCATTCTGGCCCCGCTCGATGCGAGCATCGTGAACATAGCCCTGCCTTCGATGGCGGCCCAGTTCGACGTTCGGCTCACCCTGGTCAGCTGGGTCACCACGGCGTACCTGCTCACGAGCGCCGCGCTGCTGCTATCGATGGGGCGACTCGGCGACGTGTGGGGCCTGCGGCGTCTCTACATCGCCGGCCTCATCGTCTTCGGAGTCGGTTCTCTCGCGTGCGCTGTCTCGCCGAGCATCGGCTTTCTGATCGCGGCGAGGGTGCTTCAGGCCAGCGGCTCCGCGATGCTGTTCGCGGCGGGGCCTGCGCTCGTCACGCGAACGTTCCCTCCGAACCGAAGAGGGTGGGCGCTCGGGTACATCGCACTCGCGGTCTCACTGGGACTGACCGCCGGGCCCGCCCTGGGTGGGGTTCTGGTCGGGACATGGGGATGGCCCAGCATCTTCATTATCAACCTGCCGATAGTAGCGGTCGTCACCGTCATGTCGTGGCGGCTGCTACCCGATGAGTGTCCGGCGGGCGGCCGTTTCGACATCCCCGGGGCCCTGCTGTCGGGGATGGCACTCTTCTTGGTCCTGATCGGACTTGGTGGGGCCGACCGCGCGGGACTCATCTCGCCGGCGGTGATCGGGCCGGTTGCGGTAGGCCTGCTCCTGGGGGCGGTCTTCGTGTGGTGGGAGCATCGAGCGATTGCCCCTATGGTCGATATGGCGATCTTTCGCGTCAGAGCGTTCTCGGCGGGAATCACAGCAGCGACGCTCGCCTACCTTGCCCTGTTCGCGGTCACGTTCACGATGCCGTTCTACCTGGTACGGGTGCACGGGTTCGACGCCAGAATCGCAGGCCTCGTTCTGACCGCTACGCCCATCACGATGGCGGTGTTGGCCCCGATCGCCGGAAGACGGTCGGACCGTAAGGGAAGTCGCACGCTGGCGACAGCAGGCATCGCGGTGCTGGGCGGCGGGCTGTTCATCGCGTCGTTCCTGGAGGAAGGCACTCCGATCGCGCTGATCGTCGCCGCGCTCGTGGTGGTTGGCTCGGGCATGGCGGTGTTTCAGACGCCCAACACTTCAGCAGTGCTGAGGGCGACCCCTCGCTCCAGCTCAGGAGTCGGCTCGGCGTTCGTTGCGGAGGCCCGAAACGTCGGGATGTCGTTGGGGATCGCGCTGACAGCCGCCATCGTCAGCGCCGCGGTCGGGGCGCAGGGTCTGCCGGGAGGCGAAGGCCCGATACCCGAGGCGGTCGCCACCGCTTTCGTGGGCGGTATGTCGACGGCACTGAGGGTGGCCGCGGTCATTGCGTTGGGAGGCGCCGCGGTTTCGTGGTTCGGTCGCGAGGCCGACCCGGTTGAGGGTGTCGGGGTCAAGCACTAG
- a CDS encoding D-alanine--D-alanine ligase: MTSIGAHDVRVAVLMGGRSAEREVSLNTGAQVSSALEEKGFGVVEIDTGDADFVARFASSDCHVAFICLHGRFGEDGTVQGLCELLETPYVGSGVLASALAMDKVMSKLFYRAMGLPTPEFMVLKRGEELDTGAVVAMLGDKCVVKPANEGSALGVTIVHEPAELAQAVGLALTYDRTVLIERFVAGVEVTVGVLGNEHPLALPVIEIVPEHEFYDYESKYVPGMSHHIIPARISEEARAESERLAIAAHETLGCRGMSRSDFIVSANGAVQLLETNTIPGMTTTSLLPDAARAAGIEFPDLCSRLVELALEPRR, encoded by the coding sequence ATGACATCGATCGGAGCGCACGATGTGCGGGTGGCCGTCCTCATGGGGGGACGATCCGCAGAACGCGAGGTTTCCCTCAACACGGGAGCGCAGGTCTCTTCCGCTCTGGAGGAGAAGGGCTTCGGCGTTGTGGAGATCGACACGGGAGACGCCGACTTCGTCGCGCGCTTCGCCTCGAGCGACTGCCACGTGGCGTTCATCTGCCTGCACGGCAGGTTTGGCGAGGACGGAACGGTTCAGGGCCTGTGCGAGCTGCTCGAGACCCCTTACGTCGGCAGCGGAGTGCTCGCCAGCGCTTTGGCGATGGACAAGGTGATGAGCAAGCTGTTCTACCGGGCGATGGGTCTACCAACACCCGAGTTCATGGTACTCAAGCGCGGCGAAGAGCTCGATACCGGCGCGGTTGTCGCCATGCTCGGAGACAAGTGCGTGGTCAAACCCGCGAACGAGGGTTCGGCCCTCGGTGTGACCATCGTTCACGAGCCGGCTGAGTTGGCACAGGCGGTGGGCCTTGCCCTGACGTATGACCGGACTGTTCTGATCGAACGCTTCGTCGCGGGCGTCGAGGTGACCGTCGGGGTTCTGGGTAACGAGCACCCCTTGGCGCTTCCCGTGATCGAGATCGTGCCGGAGCACGAGTTCTACGACTACGAGAGCAAGTACGTGCCGGGCATGAGCCACCACATCATTCCCGCGCGAATCAGCGAGGAGGCGCGTGCCGAGTCAGAGCGCCTCGCTATCGCAGCGCACGAGACCCTAGGCTGTCGGGGCATGTCGCGTTCGGACTTCATCGTGTCCGCGAACGGGGCCGTGCAGCTGCTCGAGACCAACACGATCCCGGGAATGACCACGACCTCGCTGCTCCCGGACGCGGCACGGGCTGCGGGAATCGAGTTCCCGGACCTGTGTAGCCGCCTCGTCGAGCTGGCGCTCGAGCCGCGCAGGTAG
- a CDS encoding CD225/dispanin family protein: protein MNCSNCGNANAEGSQYCASCGAQLFGQAAPPAPPVPPAPEGYGQPAAAGYDEQVAGGYTVAPPPAAPAPPAYGQQYTQPQMHPQPGYAPAPPVKNHLVMAILATVLCCIPLGAVGIIYAAQVNSKLASGDYAGAQRASKNALIWSWVAIGGGLIGGVLYAVLAILGVVVDSL, encoded by the coding sequence ATGAACTGTTCGAACTGTGGTAACGCCAACGCCGAGGGCTCTCAGTACTGTGCAAGTTGCGGCGCCCAGCTCTTTGGTCAGGCGGCTCCGCCCGCCCCGCCGGTACCACCCGCTCCTGAGGGATATGGGCAGCCCGCCGCCGCCGGTTATGACGAGCAGGTCGCGGGGGGTTACACCGTCGCGCCGCCGCCGGCAGCTCCGGCTCCGCCCGCTTATGGCCAACAGTACACGCAACCGCAGATGCACCCCCAGCCCGGCTACGCTCCGGCCCCGCCGGTCAAGAACCACCTGGTCATGGCGATTCTTGCCACGGTTCTGTGCTGCATTCCGCTGGGCGCAGTCGGCATCATCTACGCAGCGCAGGTGAACTCGAAGCTGGCATCGGGTGACTATGCCGGCGCCCAGCGGGCATCGAAGAATGCCTTGATCTGGTCGTGGGTCGCTATCGGCGGAGGACTCATCGGTGGAGTGCTGTACGCGGTGCTCGCCATCCTCGGCGTCGTGGTCGACAGCCTCTAG
- a CDS encoding DUF2752 domain-containing protein → MHSATGITDGPAAKASAVERWLPVAGWVALLGGAALIVSGWDRLVPPCLFREITGLYCPGCGSGRALLALSRFDLTAALSANPLVTLGLPLILAGLAIETADSWGLVRRRSRFAKMLPLAVLIVVCAFWVLRNIPVWPLQTLAPH, encoded by the coding sequence ATGCATAGCGCGACGGGAATCACCGATGGACCAGCGGCGAAGGCGTCTGCGGTGGAGCGCTGGTTGCCCGTTGCTGGCTGGGTCGCTCTATTAGGCGGTGCTGCGCTCATCGTGTCCGGATGGGATCGGCTGGTTCCGCCGTGTCTGTTCAGAGAGATCACGGGGCTCTACTGCCCTGGGTGCGGCAGCGGGAGAGCGCTGCTGGCCCTGTCACGGTTCGATCTGACCGCCGCACTCAGCGCAAACCCGCTCGTGACGCTGGGTCTGCCGCTCATTCTTGCCGGGCTCGCTATTGAGACCGCCGACTCATGGGGGCTCGTGCGCAGACGATCGCGTTTCGCCAAGATGCTGCCCTTGGCCGTACTGATCGTGGTGTGTGCGTTCTGGGTGCTGCGCAACATCCCCGTGTGGCCACTCCAGACGCTCGCTCCGCATTAG
- a CDS encoding HAMP domain-containing sensor histidine kinase, which produces MADPRPAPADLALCAHDLRGILTVIAGYSALLRRADLSATERDAAHSGIDAAIARADELVGDTIAGRVGAHRKHDTADTGAIADQSVADARVATGRDVQVQLRTTSAVNVDPVTLARVMENLLSNAAKYAAEGPIDVSVSVEGRVAVIEVADCGPGIPDAEKSTVFEPFVRLERDDGSPGTGLGLVVVKNVIESSGGSAIVLDRPGGGTVVRLELPLS; this is translated from the coding sequence ATGGCTGACCCCCGACCCGCACCGGCGGACCTCGCCCTGTGTGCACACGACCTGCGCGGGATCCTCACCGTCATCGCCGGCTACAGCGCACTGCTGCGCCGCGCTGACCTCTCGGCAACAGAACGCGATGCCGCCCACAGCGGCATAGACGCCGCGATCGCGCGCGCGGATGAACTCGTGGGGGACACCATCGCAGGCCGCGTCGGTGCCCATCGCAAGCACGACACAGCGGATACGGGTGCCATCGCCGACCAATCCGTCGCGGACGCCCGAGTCGCCACCGGCAGGGATGTCCAGGTGCAACTCCGGACAACGTCAGCGGTCAACGTGGACCCTGTGACGCTGGCACGCGTCATGGAGAACCTACTGTCCAACGCCGCGAAGTACGCCGCCGAGGGACCGATCGATGTCAGCGTGAGCGTTGAGGGTCGGGTGGCGGTGATCGAGGTCGCCGACTGCGGCCCCGGCATACCCGATGCAGAGAAATCGACTGTCTTCGAGCCGTTCGTGCGGCTCGAGCGAGACGATGGTTCGCCGGGCACGGGCCTCGGCTTGGTCGTGGTCAAGAACGTGATCGAGAGCTCGGGCGGCTCCGCCATCGTCCTTGATCGCCCGGGAGGCGGAACCGTGGTGCGCTTGGAGCTGCCGCTCTCCTAA
- the sdaAA gene encoding L-serine ammonia-lyase, iron-sulfur-dependent, subunit alpha has translation MAYTSYAELSQDGLEAGSLVAAVIAREAEESGEAVVVLRTRMLDTLLTMREAVARGLAADTRSRSGLVGGDAKRVSTSEGGPIGGTFAATLAAALATAEVNATMGRVVAAPTGGASGILPAVVLTIAERAAADDELLIDALFVAAGIGGIIASRATLSGAAGGCQAEIGSGAAMAAAAAVTLSGGSPQQVGHAASLALQGLMGLICDPVGGLVEVPCVHRNATGAAVALAAAELAMADVCCRIPFDEVVDAQAHVGRSLPPSLRETSTGGLAATPTGRALAASSLPRR, from the coding sequence GTGGCATACACATCTTACGCAGAATTGAGCCAGGATGGGCTCGAAGCCGGTTCGCTCGTCGCAGCCGTGATAGCGCGCGAGGCCGAGGAGTCCGGTGAGGCAGTCGTCGTCCTCAGGACGCGGATGCTCGACACCCTGCTAACGATGCGCGAGGCGGTCGCCCGCGGACTGGCTGCGGACACGCGGTCGCGCAGCGGACTCGTGGGCGGCGACGCCAAGCGGGTGAGCACCTCTGAGGGGGGACCCATCGGTGGAACCTTCGCAGCTACGCTGGCAGCTGCTCTGGCAACAGCCGAGGTCAACGCGACCATGGGCAGAGTCGTCGCCGCACCGACCGGTGGCGCCTCGGGCATCCTGCCCGCCGTGGTGCTCACCATCGCTGAGCGCGCCGCAGCCGATGACGAACTGCTGATCGACGCGCTCTTCGTCGCGGCGGGCATCGGGGGCATCATCGCTTCGCGCGCCACGCTGTCCGGAGCGGCCGGGGGCTGTCAGGCCGAGATCGGCTCGGGAGCCGCAATGGCAGCAGCGGCAGCCGTGACGCTGTCGGGCGGGTCGCCCCAGCAGGTTGGCCATGCCGCATCCCTCGCGCTTCAAGGCCTGATGGGGCTCATCTGCGATCCCGTCGGAGGCCTGGTCGAGGTCCCCTGCGTGCATCGCAACGCGACCGGCGCCGCCGTGGCCCTTGCTGCCGCCGAACTCGCGATGGCCGATGTGTGCTGTCGAATCCCCTTCGACGAGGTCGTCGATGCCCAGGCCCACGTCGGCCGCTCGTTGCCGCCGAGCCTGCGCGAGACATCCACCGGCGGGCTGGCGGCCACCCCGACAGGAAGAGCCCTCGCAGCTTCATCGCTTCCCCGCAGGTAG